The following DNA comes from bacterium.
CTTCACGGTCTGCAGATCGTTGTAGCCCATCGAGATTTGAGCGGTGTACACGTGACCGTAGTTGATGGCCATCATGCCGAGGTCCTTGCGCGGGACGGGCTTGCCGCCGAAAGCGAACTTGGCGACCGCCCCCAGCGGAGTGGCCTTGGAACACTGCCCGCCGGTGTTGGAATAGACTCCCGTGTCAAGCACGAGCAGGTTCACGTTCTTGCCGGAAGCGAGCACGTGATCGAGACCGCCGTAGCCGATGTCGTAGGCCCAGCCGTCGCCGCCCACTCCCCACACCGACTTGCGCACGACCGAGTCAATCACTCCGAGCAGCCGCCGACCGTCGCCGCTCTTTTCGCCTTTGAGTTTACCGCGAACCTGCTCGACGCGCGCTCTCTGGGCGGCGATGCCGCCTTCGGTGGACTGATCGGCTTCCAGAATCTCCTTGACCAAACCGATGCCGACTTTGTCTTTGAGTTTTTGCAGGAGCTCGAAGGCAAATTCGCATTGTTTGTCGAGGGTTACGCGGAAGCCCATCGAAAATTCGGCGGTATCCTCGAACAGCGAGTTGTTCCAGGTCGGGCCGCGACCGTCAAGATTCGTTGAATACGGCGTGGTGGGCAGGTTGCCGCCGTAGATCGAGGAGCAGCCGGTGGCGTTGCCGATGAGCAGGCGATCTCCGAAGAGCTGAGTGAGCAGCTTGACGTAGGGCGTTTCGCCACAGCCGCCGCAGGCTCCCGAAAACTCGAACAGTGGCTCGAGGAACTGCGAACCCTTCACGCTGTTGACCTTGACCGTGCTGCGATCCACTTCGGGAATCGTGAGGAAGAACGTCCAGTTGTCGCGCTCCTTTTCGCGCAGCGGGGGTTGGGGAGCCATGTTGATGGCCCGCAGCCGCACCTCCGCCTTATTCTTGGCGGGACAGGCGCTCACGCACAACGCGCAGCCGGTGCAATCTTCAGGCGCGACCTGCAGCGAGTAGAACAGATCGTCGCGGTCGAAGTCGCGACCCCTGAACTTGGTATAGAGGAACGTCTTGGGCGCGTTCTTCACGTCGGCGGCGGTGAACACCTTGGCGCGGATTGAAGCGTGCGGGCAGACGATCACGCATTTGTTGCATTGAATGCAGGTTTCCGCGTCCCATACCGGAATTTCCAGCGCGATATTCCGCTTCTCGTAGCGACAGGTATTGAGCGGGAAGGTCCCGTCCACCGGAAACGCCGACACCGGAAGATCGTCGCCGTGACCTTCGATGATCTTGGCTAAAGTTTTCTTCATGAACTCGGGCGCATCGGCGGGTACGACCGGCGGACGACTGAAAGTGGAGGTGACTTTGCCCGGAATCTTCACTTCATGGAGATTGGCCAGCGTCTTGTCCACCGCCTCATAGTTCTGCTTGACGACGTCTTCGCCCTTTTTGCCGTAGGTTTTCTCGATGGTGCGCTTAATGGCGGCAATGGCTTCGTCACGCGGCAGAATACCGGAGATGGCGAAGAAGCAGGTCTGCATGATGGTGTTGATGCGCAGACCCATTCCGGTCGCTTCGGCCACCTTGTAGGCGTCAATACAGTAGAACTTCATCTTTCTGGAGATGAGATCCTGCTGCACTTCGCGAGGCAGCGTGTCCCAAACTTTGTCGGTCGGAGCCTGCGAATTGAGCAGGAACACCGCCCCTTCGACGGCGTCGGACAGCATATCCAGCTTCTCGAGGAACACCTGCTGGTGACAAGCGACGAATTTCGAACGATTGATTAGATACGTGCTGCGGATCGGTTTCTTTCCGAAACGGAGATGCGAGACCGTGATCGCGCCCGATTTCTTGGAATCGTAAACGAAGTAGCCCTGCGCGTTGAAATTGGTTTCGTCGCCGATGATCTTGATCGAGTTCTTGTTGGCTCCCACCGTTCCGTCGGCGCCGAGTCCGTAGAATTTTCCGCGGAAAACGTCATCCGGCTCGACACTGAAGTTCGGATCGTATTCGAGGCTGCTGTTCGTAACGTCGTCGAGAATGCCGACGGTAAAATGATTGCGCGGTGAAGGCTTTTTCAGTTCATCGAACACGGCCTTAATCATGGCCGGCGTGAACTCCTTGGAAGAGAGTCCGTAGCGTCCGCCGACGATGCGCGGCAGCGCGGTGAACTTGCCGTTTCCGGCGGTCACGGTCTCGCTGAGTGCGGTGATGACGTCGAGATAGAGCGGATCGCCGGTGGCTCCCGGTTCCTTGGTGCGGTCGAGAACCGCCACCGACTTCACGCTTTTCGGCAAAGCGGCGAGGAAGTGTTTGACAGAAAACGGACGATAGAGCCGCACCTTGACCACGCCGACTTTTTCGCCGCGCTCGCAAAGATAATCCACCGTTTCGTGAACGGGATCGCAGCCGCTGCCCATGAGAATGACGACGCGTTCGGCGTCGGGCGCGCCCACGTAGTCGAACAGATGATAGTGGCGTCCGACGCGGGCGGCGAACTTGTCCATCGCCTCCTGCACGATGTCCGGACAGGCGAGATAGAACGGATTGCAGGCTTCACGGGCCTGAAAGAAGACGTCGGGATTCTGGGCCGTGCCGCGAATGACGGGACGATCGGGTGACAACGCGCGGGCGCGATGAGCGAGAATCAGTTCGTCGTCCATCATGTGCCGCAGATCGTCGTCGGACAATTCGTAGAGCTTCTGCACTTCGTGAGAGGTGCGGAAGCCGTCGAAGAAATGGATGAACGGCACGCGCGATTTCAGCGATGCGGCCATGGCGATGCAGGCGTTGTCGTGGACTTCCTGCACGTTGGCCGATCCGAGCAGACCGAAGCCGGTGGAACGCACGGCCATGATATCGCTGTGGTCGCCGAAAATCGAAAGCGCGTGGGTGGCTACGGTGCGGGCCGAGACGTGGAAGACGGCGCTGGTGAGTTCCCCGGCGATTTTGAACATGCTGGGGATCATCAGCAATAGGCCCTGCGAAGCGGTGAAGGTGGTGGTCAGCGAACCGGTCTGCAGCGCGCCGTGCACGGCCGCCGAAGCGCCGCCTTCGCTCTGCATCTCAATAACGGTGGGGACGGTTCCCCAGATGTTGCGGCGTCCCATCGCGGACCATTCATCGGCCCACTCTCCCATATTGGAGGAGGGAGTGATCGGATAGATGGCACAAACCTCACTGATGCGGTGGGCGGTATTGGCAGCCGCCTCGTTTCCGTCAATCGTGAGAATCGTTTCAGACATAGTGTACTCCGGAGAATCTGGCTCACAGAAGTTGGCAAAGCATTAGCGCGGCAATGTAGTCATTCCCATCGAGAAAATCAACCAAGATGTGAAATAATTCCTGAATAAGACTGTCCCGGCACAGTCTGGACTTGTGCTTCTACTTTCTTGATTCTCTTTAAGTAATGGATATTGGGCAATTCGGGGGGAGAGGCATAGAAACACTCCGGTGTTAGCCCGGCACTCCTGCGGTCAATGAAAAGCCCCCGTCGCACAAGGCGGGGGGCTGCCAAAGACGGATTTGTATCGAATCGCTGAGCTATCGGATCAATACCATTTTCTTGGCGGCGAAAAATTCTCCGGCTCGGAGCTGACAAATGTAAACGCCCGATGCCATGGAATATCCGGACGTGTTCTTGCCGTTCCAGATGATTCGATGCTCGCCGGCCGGTCGTACCTCGTCCATCAACTTGATCACTTCCTGTCCGAGGAGATTGAACACCCGGAGTTCGACCCGCACGGCGGCGAACAGATCAAACCTGATTTCCGTGTTGGGATTGAACGGATTGGGATAGTTCTGGTAGAGAACGTGACGCAACGGCATCGGAGGAGGCGAATCATCGTTTGCCAGACCGAGGGCAACAATGCGTTGTCCGTAGAAATCATACTGAGCAGAGGCGGATTGCTGGAGGTCCTGCGACCAGAACACGACGGCGCTGCCATCCAAACCGGGAACAAGAACCGGAGACACGTCGGCATTGGCGGCGGTGTCGCTGATGAGGCCGCCGATTTCCGGAATCCAATAGGGATCCGGCCCCGCCAATCCGTCGCCGTTCAAATGCGTGGCGGAGATGTGCGACTTGCCGAGGCCATCTCCCACGTCCTCCCAAGCTACATATACGCCTCCGTTGTAATCCGAGACAACCGCGGGATTGAGCTGGTGGCCGGGTAGGTTGCACACGACTTGGCCGCTGTCACTCCATAGACGAATGCCTTCCGGAGAGATTCTCTGTGAGTAGATGTTGGTTAGGCTGGGGTCGTTGGTAACACCGTCTTTCCACACAACGATCAGATTGCCCGCATTGTCGAGCAGCGGCCGGGACTGTCTTTGTTCGCTTGCGCGTAGGGAAACCGGAATCCCCCGGTGCTGCCATAGCTCCGTCCCATCAGCGGAAACATGCTGAGCATAGACTTTCCGGTAATATGGCGCGCCAACCGTTTTGAGCCACGTGCAGTAGGCGCCACCTTGGCCATCGGAAGCCAGTTTGGGTTGAATGGCTCTCCAGGAATCGGCGGAATCACTCAGGATAACCGTCCAGAGGATGTTTCCGTCTGCGGTAATGCGTGCCAGACGGTACTGGGGTCCCGCTCCTTCCCACGCCACCAGGCAACTGCCGTCAGTTGCCGTCACGACCTTGGATTCATTCATCTGGTAAAAAGTGATAGTATCCAGTTGAACCGGAGCGGGCCACATCCGCTCGCACTCCGAATTCATTCGCATCAGGTAGAATCCATCGGTTGGATACCAGAGCGAGAAGGCGACATAGCAGCCACCCACGCTGTCGGCGGAGGCCAAACCACCCGATTCATATCCTACATCTGCATCATCCCAAACCGACTTGG
Coding sequences within:
- the nifJ gene encoding pyruvate:ferredoxin (flavodoxin) oxidoreductase, with amino-acid sequence MSETILTIDGNEAAANTAHRISEVCAIYPITPSSNMGEWADEWSAMGRRNIWGTVPTVIEMQSEGGASAAVHGALQTGSLTTTFTASQGLLLMIPSMFKIAGELTSAVFHVSARTVATHALSIFGDHSDIMAVRSTGFGLLGSANVQEVHDNACIAMAASLKSRVPFIHFFDGFRTSHEVQKLYELSDDDLRHMMDDELILAHRARALSPDRPVIRGTAQNPDVFFQAREACNPFYLACPDIVQEAMDKFAARVGRHYHLFDYVGAPDAERVVILMGSGCDPVHETVDYLCERGEKVGVVKVRLYRPFSVKHFLAALPKSVKSVAVLDRTKEPGATGDPLYLDVITALSETVTAGNGKFTALPRIVGGRYGLSSKEFTPAMIKAVFDELKKPSPRNHFTVGILDDVTNSSLEYDPNFSVEPDDVFRGKFYGLGADGTVGANKNSIKIIGDETNFNAQGYFVYDSKKSGAITVSHLRFGKKPIRSTYLINRSKFVACHQQVFLEKLDMLSDAVEGAVFLLNSQAPTDKVWDTLPREVQQDLISRKMKFYCIDAYKVAEATGMGLRINTIMQTCFFAISGILPRDEAIAAIKRTIEKTYGKKGEDVVKQNYEAVDKTLANLHEVKIPGKVTSTFSRPPVVPADAPEFMKKTLAKIIEGHGDDLPVSAFPVDGTFPLNTCRYEKRNIALEIPVWDAETCIQCNKCVIVCPHASIRAKVFTAADVKNAPKTFLYTKFRGRDFDRDDLFYSLQVAPEDCTGCALCVSACPAKNKAEVRLRAINMAPQPPLREKERDNWTFFLTIPEVDRSTVKVNSVKGSQFLEPLFEFSGACGGCGETPYVKLLTQLFGDRLLIGNATGCSSIYGGNLPTTPYSTNLDGRGPTWNNSLFEDTAEFSMGFRVTLDKQCEFAFELLQKLKDKVGIGLVKEILEADQSTEGGIAAQRARVEQVRGKLKGEKSGDGRRLLGVIDSVVRKSVWGVGGDGWAYDIGYGGLDHVLASGKNVNLLVLDTGVYSNTGGQCSKATPLGAVAKFAFGGKPVPRKDLGMMAINYGHVYTAQISMGYNDLQTVKAFLEAESYDGPSLIIAYSHCIAHGIDMSRGLDNQRMVVECGAWPLYRYDPRRAVQGLNPLQLDSKPPKIKVSDWAYSETRFKMLTKMLPDAAKHLMALAQEDTTARWRLYEQLAALDYGKNGKQEGK
- a CDS encoding T9SS type A sorting domain-containing protein, giving the protein PDEAGGAMLAWVGRVGYGSYVFVERITSTGVAAWPNIYVNGQSTDTYAAATDGSGGMILTWTEGARPKASRVTTAGLQPWGTITACDTLNSNSYPAIAPDGSGGCYISWKHGTNYFADIWAQHLNATGQRQWTPNGIPVCTAPDAQYGVSVALSVSGGVGDGCLLTWGDYRGGSNYYGQKLDPSGTALWGENGTLLCGSMPHQVSDGQGGLIAAWEWWPEGIVYVGRNIRAIRLNAAGQNAWPQGAVQVCLVPGDEQMPAIVPQGDGFLTVFAGGLYGQDGRKLSFQKLDYATGTRLLGDAGRSVVSYPPSTGSEGYAAPLADGRTALFWTAGVQTYYQILDIQGQPTLSADTAIIVPDTTGMNPYYYWAYASQACADGSGGFFALLGAGNDEDGYAAFLAHVSADGHVMGDGTAKSVWDDADVGYESGGLASADSVGGCYVAFSLWYPTDGFYLMRMNSECERMWPAPVQLDTITFYQMNESKVVTATDGSCLVAWEGAGPQYRLARITADGNILWTVILSDSADSWRAIQPKLASDGQGGAYCTWLKTVGAPYYRKVYAQHVSADGTELWQHRGIPVSLRASEQRQSRPLLDNAGNLIVVWKDGVTNDPSLTNIYSQRISPEGIRLWSDSGQVVCNLPGHQLNPAVVSDYNGGVYVAWEDVGDGLGKSHISATHLNGDGLAGPDPYWIPEIGGLISDTAANADVSPVLVPGLDGSAVVFWSQDLQQSASAQYDFYGQRIVALGLANDDSPPPMPLRHVLYQNYPNPFNPNTEIRFDLFAAVRVELRVFNLLGQEVIKLMDEVRPAGEHRIIWNGKNTSGYSMASGVYICQLRAGEFFAAKKMVLIR